The Fodinibius saliphilus genomic interval TATATCAATTCTTCAGGTATTATTAATGAAAAGAATTACCAGCGCAACGAAAACAATAACATTGAACTAACGGTCCCCTGGCTAGCCATTGCATTTTATGACACCAATGATGTTATTGCCAATGCCATTGACAATAACATGTATGACTTTCTACGATCCCAAGATGTTCAAACCGGGGGGAGCACTCTGTCACCGGGTGAAATCCAAAATATCCATTATAACATCAATGGTGGAATTGGTATCTTTGGAAGCATGGCAAGTGATACAAACCGAGTTTTCATAGCACGCCCCAATAGCTCTAACTAACTATGTTTCTACGCACTTTTTTTGTTGTCATCTTACTGGGATTATTGGGAATTTTCCCTGACCATTCAATTGCTCAAAAGACTGAAGCATTTAACCTAGCCAGAATCAAATACCGAGGCGGGGGTGATTGGTATAACGACCCATCCTCTCTTAAAAACTTAGCTGAGTATAGCCAACGTCATATTCCCATTGCCATTAATCCCAACTATGACGATATCCCCATTGGTAGCCCGGACATTTTTGACTATCCCTTTGCTTTTCTGACCGGCCACGGAGCCATCACGATTAACCAAACCGAAGTTGCTAATATACGAGCCTATCTCGAGAACGGAGGATTCCTATATATTGATGATGACTATGGACTTGATGAACATTTTCGAAAAACTATAAAGAAAATTTTCCCAGATGAAGAGTTGGTAGAAATTCCTTTTGATCATCCCATATATCACCAAGTATTTGATTTCCCTAACGGACTGCCCAAAATTCACAAACATGATGGCAAACCGCCAAAAGGATTTGGCCTTTTTCGAGATGGACAGCTAGTTCTTTTTTATACTTATGAAACAAACCTGGCTGATGGATGGGCCAACCCTGATGTTCATAAAGATCCGGAAGCTGTTCGTCAAAAAGCATTGCAAATGGGGACAAATATACTCGTTTATGCCTTAACCTACGGACGTTAAAAATCACTATTCAACTGACCGTTTTTACGGCTTTCCAATGAGATGTAATTTACTGATATTTAACCAACATATATTTCCAATAACAAAATGCAATTATGATCATACCAGTAGCTAGCGATCATGCGGGATACGAGGCTAAAGAGAAGGTCAAAAAGATACTTGAAGAGCTTGATCACATGCCCGTTGATTTTGGTACCCATTCTGATGAATCCGTTGACTATCCGGATTACGCTATCCAAGTAGCAGAGAAAGTTGATGACGGCGAACATGCTCTCGGAATATTAGTTTGCGGATCCGGGCAAGGCATGTGTATGACTGCCAACAAGTTTAAAAATGTACGAGCAGCCTTAGTCTATGATGAGAATTCTGCACGAATGACCCGTCAGCATAATAATGCAAATGTATTATGCCTGCCCGGACGTCGATTAGATGATAAAGAATTAAAAAAAATTGTTACAACCTGGATTGATACAGAGTTTGACGGTGGGCGTCACGAACGAAGAGTTAATAAAATCCACGATTTAACAGAAAATAAATAACATTCTATGAAATCACTCTCGGAACAAGATTCAACCATTTTTGATCTACTTTCAGAAGAAAAGGAGCGCCAAAATAATAATTTAGAACTTATTGCATCCGAGAACTTTGCTTCTCGTGCTGTAATGGAAGCCATGGGCTCAACCCTTACTAATAAATATGCCGAGGGGCTGCCGGGCAAACGCTATTATGGAGGCTGCGAGATTGTTGATAAGGTCGAAAAGGTAGCACAAGAACGTGCAAAAAAACTATTCAATGCCGACTGGGTTAATGTACAGCCCCATTCTGGTGCCCAAGCCAATGCCGCAGTTTATCTCAGCTTTATGGAACCGGGCGACACCTTACTAGGCTTGGACCTTTCGCATGGCGGTCACCTAACACATGGTTCGCATGTCAACTTTTCTGGAATTCTTTATAACTCTGAATTTTATGGAGTCGATAAAGAAACCGGTCGTATCGATATGGATGAAGTACGAAAAAAAGCAAAAGAGGTTCAGCCCAAACTTATTTCAATCGGAGCTTCGGCTTACCCGCGCGATTTAGACTATAAAGCCTTCCGAGAAATAGCCGACGAAGTAGGTGCTTATTTGTGGATGGATATGGCGCATACAGCGGGTCTTATTGCGGCAGGTTTATTAAATAACCCACTACCCCACTGCCATGTTGTTACTACCACTACTCATAAAACCCTGCGCGGACCTCGTGGTGGAATGATATTACTGGGAGAAGACGGAAAAAACACATTGGGCGTTGAAGCACGAAAATCGGGACGTACCAAGCAATGGAGCGAAGTACTTGACTCAGCTGTATTCCCGGGTACACAAGGTGGACCACTCATGCACGTAATAGCAGCAAAAGCAGTTTCTTTTGAAGAAGCATTACGAGATGATTTCAAAGACTATCAAAAACAGGTTCAAGTTAACACTCAAGTGATGGGGGAAGCGTTTTCTCAAATGGGATATAATTTAGTAAGCGGTGGAACCGATAACCACCTTATACTTATTGACCTGCGGAACAAAGGCTTGACAGGAAAAATAGCTGAAGAATCTCTTGAAGCAGCCAAAATCACGTTAAATAAAAACATGGTTCCTTTCGATACCGAAAGCCCATTTGTAACTTCTGGTATCCGTATAGGATCCCCTGCTATGACGACACGGGGATTTGGAGAAGATGAATTTAAGCGTGTTGCCGAATTAATTGACCAAGTATTACAAGATCCGGAAAACGACGCCACCATTGAAAAGACAAAAAAGGAAGTAGAAGAAATGTGTGACCGTTTTCCCCTTTATGACTTCGTAACAGCTTAACTATTTCGTTCGACTCGAAGATTCTGAAGAATCTTCATCAAGCTCTTCTTCAGAATCTACGGTCGCATTTCGGAACTCATTTATCCCCTGTCCAATACCTCGAGCTAACTCTGGTATCTTTCTGGCACCAAAGAATAAAATAATTACAAAAAGAATAATAAGAATTTCCGGTGCTCCAAAACTCATGGATATCTATGTTTACTGCAAATTAAGAGTTCTTTGACTGTTTTACATAAATTGGCAGAAAATATTGCCAATTCAAACTAAATATGTTATTCCCTACAATAATTAGTAGCCAAATAATTAAACTGAAAAATAAAAATTATACGCTTTTTTTCTTACATTCATAGTTCTTTTGATCTAACCAATTATTGTAGTGCAGAAACGAGAAATTATGACTGAAGATCCCCCCAAGGCGACACCGCCAAAGGACCGGACCGCCAATATGTCCTTTTTGGATCATCTGGAAGAATTAAGGTGGCGAATTCTAAAAGGACTCACGGGAATGGGCATTGGTATTGTTGTTGCATTCTTTTTAGGAGACTTTCTGGTTGATAAAGTAATGCTCGGTCCTACCCAATCCGATTTTTTTGTTTACAAGCTTCTGGGTATCGAAGCTATTGACCTTACGATACAAAGCAGAAAGTTACCCGGTCAGTTCTTTACTTACTGGGGCACACTTATTGTTTTTGGTATTATTGTCGGCTCCCCCATTTTCTTCTACCAGGTTTGGTCTTTTGTAGAACCGGCAATGGAGCGGTCTGAAAAATGGAAATCGATCGGACATACTATATTTATTACCTTCTTCTTTCTTTTAGGCGTAGCCTTTGGCTACTTTATTCTTGTGCCCTTTGCTCTACAATTTTTCAGCCAGTTCCAAATATCAGATGCGATCCATAACGATTTTGATATAAATGAATACTTTAGTTCACTTACTATGTGGGTGCTCTCTTGCGGTGTTATCTTCCAGTTGCCTGTGGTAAGCTACTTTTTATCCAAGTTTGGGTTGCTAACACCCGAATTTTTAAAAAAATATCGTCGGCACGCAATCATATTTTGTTTCATTCTTTCGGCATTTCTAACCCCTCCAGATCCTGTTTCTCAAGTGCTTATTGCCATACCATTGATACTATTATTCCAACTATCTGTTTGGATTACTAAGGTTGGTGTTCGACAACGCAACAAATCACTGGAGAAAGCGTTTGGTAATGGATAAATCCCAAAACAGACTTTGATATTGGGCTTTTTAACTCTGAACAAAAGCGTTATTTTTATTCGCTATATATTCAGTTAGCTCAATAAATAGATAGTTTTCAACGAAAAGAAATTATACTACAGTCAATAATATTGATTGTATAAAAAAGAAAGGGTGTTATACCCATTTCATGAAAATCAACGTTACAAAGAAAATAACAATGCAGTTATTTAGTAAAACGCTTTTATTAATTACAGCTTTCAGCTCCATTCTTCTTTTACAAGGCTGTGGGGATGATTCAAACCCATATCAGGTAACTTATAACGCTCCTGCCCCTTATGATATTTCTAAAGCAGATAGTTCTTATACTACGAGCGATGGATTACAGGTTTATATAATAGAAGAAAGTAACGACCTTTTTGAGGTTTCTCCCCGAGACGTAGTTTCTGCCTACTATACTGGTCGTGTTATTAAAAATGGTAAAGTTGGTGATATTTTCGACTCAACTTATCGGAATGAGTCAGTTGAACCAGGTGTTTTGAGAAACTTAACCCCCACGCCAAAACAATCTTCAAATGGCCCCATTTCTCCGCTAATCGATGGGTTCAGACGAGCTGTACTTGGTATGCGTGAAGGTGAAAAACGAGTAGTTATCATACCACCACACTTGGGTTATGAAGGATCCCAAGAAGGGACCAGCGGCTATGATTTACGTAACGATACCTTACGCTTTGACATAGAGGTGGATATGATACTCTAAATTCAATAAGAATACTTTCTTGGAATCTTAGGATTTATACTAGTTAGTATTTCATACGGAATGGTGCCTAAAGTTTGGGCCCATTCCTTTGCGGTATTCCCCCTGTAAATCAGTTCAACCTTTTCTCCTGTAGGGTATTGATCAGCACCCAGATAAACCATGCAAAAATTCATGGTTATACTTCCAACAATTTCATATTCCTTCTCTGCAATCCGAACGGTTATATTACCCGATAAATTACGTTTTATTCCATCATCGTATCCCACAGGGATAACCCCCAAATAGCCATTTCCAGGTGCTTGCCAACGAGCACCGTAACTAATAGCATTATTTGCCTTTACCTCTTTAACCTGTACTAAACGACTTTGCCAAGACAAAGCTGGTTCTATCCCTTCAATGCCAGTTTCACCTGGGGCATATCCATAAATACCAATACCCAAACGAACCATATTGAACTGACTAGTATCATAAAAAGCTGTTGCCCCAGTATTTGCAATATGTGTGTTCAACCCATCAGGAAAATTTGAGCGCAGGTCTTTAAATGTTTTATGTTGGTGGATTACCCGCTCTGAACCAGCATTACTGGCCGTAGCAAAATGGCTATATATTCCAGTACAAAAAAGGTCTGCATTCTCTGTAACCAGTTCAGCAACCTTTTGACTTTGCTCTGGATGAAATCCCAAACGTCCCATACCAGTATCAAAATTCAAATGATATGAGGTTCCTCCCGGCAACCAATCGAAATGTTCAACAGCACTAACAGTAGCTGTTAAATTGTGTATCCGATATTCCGAGACAAAATCTTTCTCTGGCACAGCAAATATTAAGATCGGCTTTGCGATACCATGCTTACGCAATTGAATACCCTCTTCAATATCGTTAACAGCAAAAGCATCTACCTGAGGCTGGATATATTCAGCCACTGCTGTAGCACCATGCCCGTAGGCATCTGCTTTTACAACGGCCATAATATCTACTCCCTCTTGAACATGAGTTGCTAGACATTCAATGTTGGAACGAATTACCGGCAGATTTACAAAAACACTAGAGTTCGATTTCTGGATCATATACCAACTTAAAAATTAAACCATTTTTTCTTTCGGTCTTTTAAAATAACTTTTGCAGCGTTGTACCCTGCAGCTCCAAATACTCCCCCCCCGGGATGACACGATGCAGAAGAGAGATATAAATTTTCAATTGGAGTTTTATATTCACTCATTTCCGGGATTGGACGAAACATAAACATCTGGTCAAAACTCATCTCCACATGCATTACATTTCCTTTTAGTAGACCATGTTTCCGTTCAATATCCAAAGGAGTTTGGATATACCAATCAATAAGTTTTCCCTCCATATTCGGAGCATATTTTGTAACTACATCATAAATTTTCTGTGCTTCACGTTCTCGAATATCATCCCAATGCAAGCCATTCTGTAATTCATAGGGATGCCATTGTGCCCAGGCAAAA includes:
- a CDS encoding DUF4159 domain-containing protein — protein: MFLRTFFVVILLGLLGIFPDHSIAQKTEAFNLARIKYRGGGDWYNDPSSLKNLAEYSQRHIPIAINPNYDDIPIGSPDIFDYPFAFLTGHGAITINQTEVANIRAYLENGGFLYIDDDYGLDEHFRKTIKKIFPDEELVEIPFDHPIYHQVFDFPNGLPKIHKHDGKPPKGFGLFRDGQLVLFYTYETNLADGWANPDVHKDPEAVRQKALQMGTNILVYALTYGR
- the rpiB gene encoding ribose 5-phosphate isomerase B, whose translation is MIIPVASDHAGYEAKEKVKKILEELDHMPVDFGTHSDESVDYPDYAIQVAEKVDDGEHALGILVCGSGQGMCMTANKFKNVRAALVYDENSARMTRQHNNANVLCLPGRRLDDKELKKIVTTWIDTEFDGGRHERRVNKIHDLTENK
- the glyA gene encoding serine hydroxymethyltransferase, producing the protein MKSLSEQDSTIFDLLSEEKERQNNNLELIASENFASRAVMEAMGSTLTNKYAEGLPGKRYYGGCEIVDKVEKVAQERAKKLFNADWVNVQPHSGAQANAAVYLSFMEPGDTLLGLDLSHGGHLTHGSHVNFSGILYNSEFYGVDKETGRIDMDEVRKKAKEVQPKLISIGASAYPRDLDYKAFREIADEVGAYLWMDMAHTAGLIAAGLLNNPLPHCHVVTTTTHKTLRGPRGGMILLGEDGKNTLGVEARKSGRTKQWSEVLDSAVFPGTQGGPLMHVIAAKAVSFEEALRDDFKDYQKQVQVNTQVMGEAFSQMGYNLVSGGTDNHLILIDLRNKGLTGKIAEESLEAAKITLNKNMVPFDTESPFVTSGIRIGSPAMTTRGFGEDEFKRVAELIDQVLQDPENDATIEKTKKEVEEMCDRFPLYDFVTA
- the tatA gene encoding twin-arginine translocase TatA/TatE family subunit, whose translation is MSFGAPEILIILFVIILFFGARKIPELARGIGQGINEFRNATVDSEEELDEDSSESSSRTK
- the tatC gene encoding twin-arginine translocase subunit TatC, with translation MTEDPPKATPPKDRTANMSFLDHLEELRWRILKGLTGMGIGIVVAFFLGDFLVDKVMLGPTQSDFFVYKLLGIEAIDLTIQSRKLPGQFFTYWGTLIVFGIIVGSPIFFYQVWSFVEPAMERSEKWKSIGHTIFITFFFLLGVAFGYFILVPFALQFFSQFQISDAIHNDFDINEYFSSLTMWVLSCGVIFQLPVVSYFLSKFGLLTPEFLKKYRRHAIIFCFILSAFLTPPDPVSQVLIAIPLILLFQLSVWITKVGVRQRNKSLEKAFGNG
- a CDS encoding FKBP-type peptidyl-prolyl cis-trans isomerase, giving the protein MQLFSKTLLLITAFSSILLLQGCGDDSNPYQVTYNAPAPYDISKADSSYTTSDGLQVYIIEESNDLFEVSPRDVVSAYYTGRVIKNGKVGDIFDSTYRNESVEPGVLRNLTPTPKQSSNGPISPLIDGFRRAVLGMREGEKRVVIIPPHLGYEGSQEGTSGYDLRNDTLRFDIEVDMIL
- the alr gene encoding alanine racemase, whose protein sequence is MIQKSNSSVFVNLPVIRSNIECLATHVQEGVDIMAVVKADAYGHGATAVAEYIQPQVDAFAVNDIEEGIQLRKHGIAKPILIFAVPEKDFVSEYRIHNLTATVSAVEHFDWLPGGTSYHLNFDTGMGRLGFHPEQSQKVAELVTENADLFCTGIYSHFATASNAGSERVIHQHKTFKDLRSNFPDGLNTHIANTGATAFYDTSQFNMVRLGIGIYGYAPGETGIEGIEPALSWQSRLVQVKEVKANNAISYGARWQAPGNGYLGVIPVGYDDGIKRNLSGNITVRIAEKEYEIVGSITMNFCMVYLGADQYPTGEKVELIYRGNTAKEWAQTLGTIPYEILTSINPKIPRKYSY